From Methylocystis sp. ATCC 49242, one genomic window encodes:
- the istB gene encoding IS21-like element helper ATPase IstB yields MTTSHETGSQTIVAPQVLLGNHLKALKLPTFAREYEKVALESAQDRADYPRYLLRLCELERIDRERRNVERRIRLARFTQVKSLDTFDFTAQPSLNKPLVLELARCEWIEKRQNCIALGPSGTGKTHVALALGLAACQKGFSVAFTTAAALVHELMEARDERRLRALQKHLNTVKLLIVDELGYAPFTAVGSELLFEVFSQRYERGATLVTSNLPFDEWTSVFGSERLTGALLDRLTHHVHILEMNGESYRLSTAKKAQRRNRDLPDAPAIDKGGADTTN; encoded by the coding sequence ATGACCACCTCGCATGAGACGGGTTCGCAGACGATCGTCGCGCCGCAGGTGCTGCTGGGTAATCATCTCAAGGCGCTGAAGCTTCCCACCTTCGCGCGCGAATATGAGAAGGTGGCGCTGGAGTCGGCGCAGGACCGCGCCGATTACCCGCGCTATCTGCTACGCCTGTGCGAACTGGAGCGCATTGATCGCGAGCGGCGCAATGTCGAGCGCCGCATCCGGCTGGCGCGCTTTACGCAGGTCAAAAGCCTCGACACATTTGACTTTACCGCCCAGCCTTCACTCAACAAGCCGCTCGTGCTGGAGCTGGCGCGGTGCGAATGGATCGAGAAGCGACAGAACTGCATCGCCCTTGGGCCAAGCGGAACGGGGAAGACCCACGTCGCGCTCGCCCTGGGGCTCGCCGCCTGCCAGAAGGGGTTCAGCGTCGCGTTCACGACCGCCGCGGCTCTTGTGCACGAACTGATGGAGGCGCGCGACGAGCGCCGCCTGCGCGCGCTGCAAAAGCATCTCAACACCGTCAAACTGCTGATCGTCGACGAACTGGGCTATGCGCCGTTCACGGCGGTCGGCTCAGAGCTGCTCTTCGAGGTCTTCAGCCAGCGCTATGAACGCGGTGCGACGCTGGTGACCAGCAATCTGCCCTTTGATGAATGGACGTCGGTGTTTGGCTCCGAGCGTCTCACCGGCGCATTGCTCGACCGGCTCACCCATCATGTCCACATTCTGGAAATGAACGGCGAGAGCTATCGGCTCTCGACCGC
- the istA gene encoding IS21 family transposase encodes MFTVELYARVRRAVMAEGLSRREAARRFGVHRNTITKMLQYSVPPGYRRRERPISKKLGPYMAWIDKVLADDRLVHAKQRHTAQRIFERLRDEEGFSGGYTIVREYVAQAQLRSREMFIPLSHRPGNAQADFGEADAYIAGRKVRFHYFCMDLPHSDGCFVKAYPAETAEAFCDGHVAAFAFFGGVPQSILYDNTRLAVARIVKGGERLRSQMFAELQSHYLFADRFWPARQGE; translated from the coding sequence ATGTTCACAGTGGAACTCTATGCCCGGGTGAGACGCGCGGTGATGGCGGAAGGGCTGAGCCGGCGGGAAGCGGCCAGGCGCTTCGGCGTGCACCGCAATACGATCACGAAGATGCTTCAATATTCGGTTCCGCCGGGGTATCGGCGTCGGGAGCGGCCGATCTCGAAGAAGCTGGGGCCGTATATGGCCTGGATCGACAAGGTCCTGGCGGATGATCGGCTTGTTCACGCCAAGCAGCGTCATACGGCACAGCGGATATTCGAACGGCTGCGGGACGAAGAAGGGTTTTCCGGCGGTTACACGATCGTCCGGGAATATGTCGCGCAGGCGCAGTTGCGGTCGCGCGAGATGTTTATTCCACTCAGCCATCGACCGGGGAATGCGCAGGCGGATTTTGGCGAGGCGGACGCCTATATCGCCGGCAGGAAGGTCCGCTTTCATTATTTTTGCATGGACCTGCCGCATTCGGACGGCTGCTTCGTCAAGGCCTATCCGGCGGAGACGGCGGAAGCCTTCTGCGACGGCCATGTCGCGGCCTTCGCCTTCTTTGGCGGCGTCCCCCAGTCCATTCTTTACGACAATACGCGTCTCGCGGTCGCCAGGATCGTGAAGGGTGGAGAGCGTCTGCGTTCGCAAATGTTTGCGGAACTCCAGAGCCATTACCTTTTTGCTGATCGCTTTTGGCCGGCCCGGCAAGGGGAATGA
- a CDS encoding DUF6876 family protein, whose amino-acid sequence MTSENKLDPAIMAQFTGSETFYRYGLAGDVLFTEGVKYVADTAGAYWLLDLICIANVYEPKVRGEEFQLWTLGVRDNATGMVTCDDGNGRIVSEQALNFTDFPKPGIKLYFCNGTIMLPTEY is encoded by the coding sequence ATGACTTCCGAAAACAAGCTCGATCCTGCCATCATGGCGCAGTTCACCGGCTCGGAGACATTCTACCGCTACGGGCTCGCTGGCGACGTTCTCTTCACGGAGGGCGTCAAATATGTCGCGGACACAGCCGGGGCGTACTGGCTGCTCGATCTGATCTGCATCGCCAATGTCTATGAGCCCAAGGTCCGGGGTGAAGAATTTCAGCTGTGGACGCTCGGGGTGCGGGACAACGCCACGGGAATGGTGACCTGCGACGATGGGAACGGTCGCATCGTCTCCGAGCAGGCGCTGAACTTCACCGATTTTCCTAAGCCCGGGATAAAGCTGTATTTTTGCAACGGGACGATTATGCTGCCGACCGAGTACTGA
- a CDS encoding DUF262 domain-containing protein — MQPSKLSISELFQQREQYLIPLFQRGYVWTLTNQIMPLWEDVADRLNALKEHREDAHKIGSAEKLRPLRKHFLGAIVVGSPATFDSKAVPTREVIDGQQRITTLQIMLLALRDAIAPLDDPAIGDDVLSLTYNKGNYEAKKDHFKVWPTNAGRDVMQVLSSAGSMKEVCNRYPAKDKSRQKVERPLMVQAYLFFYSMLSVRPERC; from the coding sequence TTGCAGCCGTCAAAACTTTCTATCTCGGAGCTCTTTCAGCAACGCGAGCAGTACCTGATTCCACTCTTCCAACGTGGGTATGTTTGGACACTGACAAATCAGATTATGCCTCTTTGGGAAGATGTAGCGGACAGATTGAATGCACTGAAAGAGCATCGAGAAGATGCTCACAAAATTGGTAGCGCAGAGAAGTTGCGCCCTCTTCGCAAGCATTTTTTGGGAGCCATTGTCGTCGGAAGCCCCGCAACTTTCGACAGCAAGGCCGTTCCTACACGCGAAGTGATAGATGGTCAGCAACGGATCACGACACTGCAGATAATGCTTCTCGCTCTGCGTGATGCTATCGCGCCATTGGACGATCCCGCGATTGGCGACGATGTGCTGAGCCTAACCTATAACAAGGGGAATTACGAAGCAAAGAAGGACCATTTTAAGGTATGGCCCACGAATGCTGGGCGCGATGTCATGCAGGTCCTGTCATCCGCTGGAAGCATGAAGGAGGTCTGCAACAGATACCCAGCAAAAGACAAAAGCCGACAAAAGGTTGAGCGGCCACTAATGGTTCAGGCCTATCTGTTTTTCTATTCCATGCTAAGTGTCCGTCCTGAAAGATGTTGA
- a CDS encoding IS5 family transposase (programmed frameshift), whose amino-acid sequence MWTKANRAKYNRDRLRYPSDVTDEEWGHVAPLIPPAKRGGRKREVDMRAVFNAIMYVLSTGCQWRYIPKDFPPKSTVYRYFCDWAWCGVLDRMHDALYVMCRERAEREASPTAAIIDSQSVKSAEKGGPRIDPHGYDAGKKIKGKKRHVLVDTQGLLMGAVVHGADIQDRDGGVLLLSTLHGRFPFLEKLLADSAYQGPIFADATGKILPCLKIEIIKRSDQAKGFVKLPMRWIVERSIAWLNRCRRLAKDWENLNIIALVFLRFASIRLMLRKLCNC is encoded by the exons ATGTGGACGAAGGCAAACCGGGCGAAATACAATCGCGACAGGTTACGTTATCCGAGTGATGTGACGGACGAGGAGTGGGGGCATGTGGCGCCGCTTATTCCTCCGGCCAAGCGTGGCGGGCGCAAGCGTGAAGTGGACATGCGGGCGGTGTTCAACGCCATCATGTATGTGCTGAGCACGGGATGCCAATGGCGGTACATTCCCAAGGATTTTCCCCCGAAGAGCACAGTGTATCGTTATTTTTGCGATTGGGCCTGGTGCGGCGTTCTGGATCGCATGCACGACGCGCTCTACGTCATGTGTCGCGAACGAGCGGAACGAGAGGCGAGCCCCACCGCGGCGATCATCGATAGTCAGAGCGTGAAGAGCGCGGAAAAAGGGGGGC CGCGCATTGATCCGCATGGCTATGACGCCGGCAAAAAGATCAAAGGCAAGAAACGCCACGTACTCGTCGATACGCAAGGTTTGTTGATGGGCGCCGTCGTTCACGGCGCCGACATTCAGGACCGAGACGGCGGCGTCTTGCTGCTTTCGACGTTGCATGGGCGGTTTCCCTTTCTTGAAAAGCTGTTGGCTGACAGCGCCTATCAGGGACCGATCTTCGCCGACGCAACGGGCAAAATCCTACCGTGTCTCAAAATCGAGATTATAAAACGATCCGATCAGGCGAAGGGCTTCGTGAAATTGCCCATGCGCTGGATCGTCGAAAGATCAATCGCCTGGCTAAACCGCTGTAGAAGACTGGCCAAGGATTGGGAAAACCTCAATATCATAGCGCTCGTGTTCCTGCGTTTCGCGTCGATTCGGCTCATGCTACGAAAGCTCTGCAATTGTTGA